A window of the Enterobacteriaceae bacterium 4M9 genome harbors these coding sequences:
- the moaE gene encoding molybdopterin synthase catalytic subunit MoaE: protein MQTRIRVGHDNFSVGDEYQWLSQCDEDGAVVTFTGKVRNHNLGDSVSALTLEHYPGMTEKALAEIVDDARARWPLQRVSVIHRIGELWPGDEIVFVGVTGAHRSQAFEAAQFIMDYLKTRAPFWKREATPDGTRWVEARDSDKAAATRW from the coding sequence ATGCAAACGCGGATCCGGGTTGGGCATGATAACTTCAGCGTGGGTGATGAATACCAGTGGCTGTCGCAATGTGATGAAGACGGCGCGGTGGTGACGTTTACCGGTAAAGTGCGCAATCATAATCTTGGCGACAGCGTGAGCGCGCTGACGCTTGAGCACTATCCGGGAATGACCGAAAAAGCGCTGGCTGAAATTGTGGACGATGCCCGCGCGCGCTGGCCGTTGCAGCGAGTTAGCGTGATCCACCGTATTGGTGAGCTATGGCCAGGGGACGAAATTGTGTTTGTCGGTGTCACCGGTGCGCACCGCAGCCAGGCGTTTGAAGCGGCGCAATTTATCATGGATTATCTGAAAACGCGGGCGCCGTTCTGGAAGCGTGAGGCAACGCCGGACGGCACGCGCTGGGTTGAAGCGCGCGATAGCGACAAAGCCGCCGCCACGCGCTGGTGA
- the moaC gene encoding cyclic pyranopterin monophosphate synthase MoaC, translating into MSQLTHINAAGEAHMVDVSAKAETVREARAEAYITMNPQTLAMIIDGSHHKGDVFATARIAGIQAAKRTWELIPLCHPLLLSKVEVQLQAEPEHSRVRVESLCRLTGKTGVEMEALTAASVAALTIYDMCKAVQKDMTIGPVRLLAKSGGKSGDFRADSHD; encoded by the coding sequence ATGTCACAGCTGACCCATATCAACGCCGCGGGCGAAGCGCACATGGTGGACGTTTCGGCTAAGGCCGAGACCGTTCGCGAGGCGCGTGCCGAGGCGTACATCACCATGAACCCCCAAACGCTGGCGATGATCATCGACGGCAGCCACCACAAAGGTGACGTCTTTGCTACCGCGCGCATTGCCGGTATTCAGGCCGCCAAACGTACCTGGGAACTGATTCCGCTGTGCCATCCGCTGCTGTTGAGCAAAGTTGAGGTGCAATTGCAGGCCGAACCTGAGCACAGCCGCGTGCGCGTTGAGTCACTGTGCCGCCTCACCGGTAAAACGGGTGTGGAAATGGAAGCACTGACGGCAGCTTCTGTGGCAGCGCTGACAATTTACGATATGTGTAAAGCAGTACAGAAAGATATGACCATCGGCCCGGTGCGCCTGCTGGCAAAAAGCGGCGGCAAATCGGGTGATTTCAGGGCGGATTCGCATGATTAA
- the bioC gene encoding malonyl-ACP O-methyltransferase BioC encodes MASVNKSAVAAAFGRAAASYDRFAGLQRLSGEALLKRIDHLEARAVLDAGCGTGIFSRRWREAGCRVTALDLSEDMLTQARLNEAAQEYICGDIEALPLADASVDLVWSNLAVQWCSDLSRGLRELLRVTRPGGHVAFSTLCDGSLPELHQAWQAVDARPHANRFLSERQIIDACAGQRLDYHCETLTLNFADALSAMRSLKGIGATHLHDGRRAGLLTRGQLQALSLAWPQRQGAYPLSYHLFYGVLKRD; translated from the coding sequence ATGGCATCGGTGAATAAATCTGCCGTGGCCGCCGCTTTTGGTCGTGCTGCGGCCAGCTACGATCGTTTTGCCGGGCTTCAGCGTCTGAGCGGTGAGGCGCTGCTTAAGCGCATCGACCACCTGGAGGCGCGAGCGGTGCTGGACGCCGGCTGCGGCACCGGGATATTCAGTCGCCGCTGGCGTGAGGCGGGCTGTCGGGTGACGGCGCTCGACTTATCTGAGGACATGCTGACGCAGGCGCGGCTCAATGAGGCTGCACAGGAATATATTTGCGGCGACATTGAAGCCTTACCGCTGGCGGATGCGAGCGTCGATCTGGTCTGGAGCAATCTTGCGGTGCAGTGGTGCAGCGACCTGAGCCGTGGCCTGCGCGAACTGCTGCGCGTGACGCGCCCGGGCGGTCACGTGGCTTTCAGCACGTTGTGCGACGGCTCATTGCCGGAGCTTCATCAGGCCTGGCAGGCCGTGGATGCACGCCCACATGCCAACCGCTTTTTAAGCGAACGCCAGATTATTGACGCCTGCGCCGGGCAACGGCTGGATTATCACTGCGAGACGCTAACGCTCAATTTTGCCGATGCACTCAGCGCCATGCGCTCGCTCAAAGGCATTGGTGCTACCCATTTACACGACGGGCGCCGCGCGGGTCTGCTGACTCGCGGCCAGCTACAGGCGCTGAGCCTCGCGTGGCCGCAACGCCAGGGTGCATATCCCCTGAGTTACCATCTGTTTTACGGAGTACTGAAACGTGACTAA
- the moaD gene encoding molybdopterin synthase sulfur carrier subunit: MINVLFFAQVRELVGCDSLSLDDVFTDVEALRQHLAARGDRWALALEPGKLLCAVNQTLVEPAHALKSGDEVAFFPPVTGG, translated from the coding sequence ATGATTAACGTATTGTTTTTTGCCCAGGTGCGCGAGTTGGTTGGTTGCGACAGCCTGTCGTTGGATGACGTATTCACAGACGTGGAAGCGCTGCGTCAGCATCTGGCCGCGCGAGGTGACCGCTGGGCGCTGGCGCTGGAGCCAGGCAAGCTGCTGTGCGCCGTCAACCAGACGCTGGTGGAGCCAGCCCATGCGCTTAAGTCAGGCGACGAAGTTGCCTTCTTCCCGCCAGTGACCGGAGGTTGA
- the moaB gene encoding molybdenum cofactor biosynthesis protein B, with protein sequence MSQVSAEFIPARVAVLTISSRRGEEDDTSGHYLRDAAQELGHQVVAKAIVKENRYAIRAQVSAWIADDDVQVVLINGGTGLTDGDQAPEALLPLFDREIEGFGEVFRMLSFEEIGTSTLQSRALAGIANHTLIFAMPGSTKACRTAWENIIAPQIDARTRPCNFHPHLKK encoded by the coding sequence ATGAGTCAGGTCAGCGCAGAATTTATTCCGGCGCGCGTCGCCGTATTAACCATTTCGAGCCGTCGCGGCGAAGAGGACGATACCTCAGGGCACTATTTGCGCGACGCCGCCCAGGAGCTGGGCCATCAGGTTGTGGCGAAGGCCATCGTCAAAGAAAACCGCTATGCCATTCGTGCCCAGGTGTCGGCCTGGATTGCCGATGACGACGTACAGGTTGTACTGATTAACGGCGGCACGGGGTTGACCGACGGTGACCAGGCGCCGGAAGCGTTGTTGCCATTATTTGACCGCGAAATTGAAGGTTTTGGCGAAGTGTTTCGCATGCTCTCCTTTGAAGAGATTGGTACCTCAACGTTGCAGTCGCGGGCGCTGGCAGGCATTGCCAACCACACGCTGATTTTCGCCATGCCAGGTTCGACCAAAGCCTGCCGTACCGCGTGGGAAAACATCATTGCACCGCAGATTGATGCCCGCACTCGCCCATGTAATTTCCATCCTCATCTGAAGAAATAG
- the bioD gene encoding ATP-dependent dethiobiotin synthetase BioD, giving the protein MTKRWFVTGTDTEVGKTVASCALLQAARLAGYRTAGYKPVASGSEMTPQGIRNSDALALQRNSSVALRYEQVNPLTFLEPTSPHIVSAEERRPIDFVTLSAGLRALEERADWVQVEGAGGWFTPLSASQTFADWVVRERLPVILVVGIKLGCINHALLTAQAVQASGLPFAGWIANDIAPPGRRHSEYLATLQALLPAPLLGEIPHLDNAQTAQDLGRYLSLSPLSQI; this is encoded by the coding sequence GTGACTAAACGCTGGTTTGTGACCGGAACGGATACCGAAGTTGGAAAAACGGTGGCGAGCTGCGCGCTGTTGCAGGCCGCAAGGCTTGCGGGTTATCGCACCGCAGGCTACAAGCCTGTCGCTTCAGGCAGCGAGATGACGCCCCAGGGAATACGCAACAGCGATGCCCTGGCGCTTCAGCGTAACAGCAGCGTGGCGCTGCGCTACGAGCAGGTTAACCCACTCACCTTTCTGGAGCCGACTTCGCCACATATTGTGAGCGCCGAGGAGCGGCGTCCGATTGATTTTGTCACCCTCAGCGCCGGGCTGCGCGCACTGGAAGAGCGTGCAGACTGGGTTCAGGTTGAGGGCGCGGGTGGCTGGTTTACGCCGCTTTCTGCAAGCCAGACCTTTGCAGATTGGGTGGTGCGCGAGCGCCTGCCGGTGATTCTGGTCGTGGGCATCAAACTGGGTTGTATCAACCACGCGCTCCTGACCGCACAGGCAGTTCAAGCGAGCGGCTTACCGTTTGCAGGCTGGATTGCCAACGATATCGCGCCGCCGGGGCGTCGCCACAGCGAATACCTTGCCACGCTACAAGCGCTACTGCCCGCGCCACTTCTGGGTGAAATCCCGCATCTTGATAACGCGCAGACGGCCCAGGATCTTGGGCGTTATCTGTCGCTTTCCCCGCTTAGTCAAATCTGA
- the bioB gene encoding biotin synthase BioB — protein sequence MAHWTMSQVTALFEKPLLELLFEAQVVHRQHFDPQQVQVSTLLSIKTGACPEDCKYCPQSARYKTGLESEKLMEVEQVLDSARKARAAGSTRFCMGAAWKNPSERDMPYLEQMVQGVKALGLETCMTLGTLSDAQAQRLAHSGLDYYNHNLDTSPEFYGNIITTRSYQERLDTLDKVRDAGIKVCSGGIVGLGETVKDRAGLLLQLANLPTPPESVPINMLVKVKGTPLADNDDVDPFDFIRTIAVARIMMPRSYVRLSAGREQMNEQTQAMCFMAGANSIFYGCKLLTTPNPEEDKDLLLFRKLGLNPQQHAVENGDNEQQAQLARQLLESDSAQFYNAAAQ from the coding sequence ATGGCCCACTGGACAATGTCGCAGGTAACCGCTCTGTTTGAAAAACCGCTGCTGGAGCTGCTGTTTGAGGCGCAAGTGGTGCACCGCCAGCACTTTGACCCGCAGCAGGTGCAGGTGAGCACGCTGCTGTCGATTAAGACCGGCGCCTGCCCGGAAGACTGCAAATACTGCCCGCAGAGCGCGCGTTACAAAACGGGACTGGAGTCCGAAAAGCTCATGGAAGTGGAGCAGGTGCTGGACTCCGCGCGCAAGGCGCGGGCGGCAGGCTCTACCCGTTTTTGCATGGGTGCCGCGTGGAAGAACCCGAGCGAGCGCGACATGCCGTACCTTGAGCAAATGGTGCAGGGCGTGAAGGCGCTGGGGCTGGAAACCTGTATGACGCTGGGCACGCTCAGCGATGCCCAGGCGCAGCGTCTGGCACACTCCGGGCTTGATTACTACAACCACAACCTCGACACCTCGCCGGAATTCTACGGCAATATCATCACCACTCGCAGCTACCAGGAGCGCCTTGATACGCTCGATAAGGTGCGTGACGCCGGGATCAAAGTCTGCTCAGGCGGTATTGTCGGACTGGGGGAAACGGTCAAAGACCGGGCCGGGCTGTTGTTGCAGCTTGCTAACCTGCCAACGCCGCCGGAGAGCGTACCTATCAACATGCTGGTGAAGGTCAAGGGCACGCCGCTTGCCGATAACGACGATGTTGACCCGTTTGACTTTATCCGCACCATCGCCGTGGCGCGCATTATGATGCCGCGCTCTTACGTGCGTCTGTCTGCCGGGCGTGAGCAGATGAACGAGCAGACCCAGGCCATGTGTTTTATGGCAGGGGCGAACTCGATTTTCTACGGTTGTAAGCTGCTGACTACGCCCAACCCGGAAGAAGACAAAGATCTGCTGCTGTTTCGCAAGCTGGGACTTAACCCGCAGCAGCATGCGGTGGAAAACGGCGACAACGAGCAGCAGGCGCAGCTTGCGCGTCAGTTGCTGGAGTCCGACAGCGCACAGTTTTATAACGCGGCGGCGCAATGA
- the bioF gene encoding 8-amino-7-oxononanoate synthase has translation MSWQQRIDTALAQRRESQTLRSRSAVAQGCGRWLERDGKRWRNFSSNDYLGLSQHPSVVAAWQEGARRYGVGSGGSGHITGYSEAHQHLERQLAQWLGYPRALLFISGFAANHAVISALAQSEDRLVADRLSHASLLEAASQSPAQLRRFAHNDTAALQRLLAKPCAGQQLVITEGVFSMDGDSAPQAEIAAATRQAGAWLMVDDAHGVGVTGDGGRGSCAQAQWRPELLVVTFGKAFGVSGAAVLCSEALADYLLQFARHLIYSTAMPPAQAMAVSAAQEVIASDEGEALRARLCAHIQRFRRGAAGLPLQLTDSSTAIQPLIVGDNAAALSLAHRLRESGFWVNAIRPPTVPPGTARLRLTLSAAHQNEDIDALLEVLHGIGE, from the coding sequence ATGAGTTGGCAGCAGCGCATTGATACGGCGCTCGCACAGCGGCGCGAAAGCCAGACGCTGCGTAGCCGTAGCGCAGTCGCACAGGGCTGCGGGCGCTGGCTTGAGCGCGATGGCAAGCGCTGGCGCAATTTCTCCAGTAACGACTATCTCGGCCTGAGCCAGCATCCTTCGGTGGTGGCAGCCTGGCAGGAAGGGGCGCGGCGCTATGGTGTTGGCAGCGGCGGCTCCGGCCATATCACCGGCTACAGCGAGGCCCATCAGCACCTTGAGCGGCAGCTGGCGCAGTGGCTGGGTTACCCGCGCGCGCTGCTGTTTATCTCGGGTTTTGCGGCTAACCACGCCGTTATCAGCGCGCTGGCGCAGTCTGAGGATAGGCTGGTTGCCGACAGGCTCAGCCACGCCTCGCTGCTGGAAGCCGCAAGCCAGAGTCCGGCCCAGTTGCGCCGTTTTGCGCATAACGACACGGCGGCGCTACAGCGGCTGCTGGCGAAGCCCTGTGCCGGGCAGCAGTTAGTGATAACCGAAGGCGTGTTCAGTATGGACGGTGACAGCGCACCGCAGGCAGAAATAGCCGCTGCCACGCGCCAGGCTGGCGCCTGGCTGATGGTAGATGACGCGCATGGCGTGGGCGTAACCGGCGATGGCGGGCGCGGCAGCTGTGCACAGGCGCAGTGGCGCCCGGAACTGCTGGTGGTTACCTTCGGCAAAGCTTTTGGCGTGAGCGGCGCTGCGGTGCTGTGCAGCGAGGCGTTGGCAGACTATCTGTTGCAGTTTGCCCGCCACCTGATTTACAGCACCGCCATGCCGCCCGCACAGGCGATGGCGGTAAGCGCGGCGCAGGAGGTTATTGCCAGCGATGAAGGCGAGGCGCTGCGCGCGCGTCTTTGTGCGCATATTCAGCGCTTCAGGCGGGGTGCTGCCGGGCTGCCGCTGCAATTGACCGATTCCAGTACCGCGATTCAGCCGCTGATTGTTGGCGACAACGCGGCCGCGTTGTCGCTGGCTCATCGCCTGCGCGAGAGCGGCTTCTGGGTGAACGCCATTCGCCCACCGACAGTGCCGCCCGGCACTGCGCGCCTGCGTCTGACACTGAGCGCTGCGCATCAGAACGAGGATATCGACGCGCTGCTGGAGGTGCTGCATGGCATCGGTGAATAA
- the uvrB gene encoding excinuclease ABC subunit B has protein sequence MSKAFTLHSAFKPSGDQPDAIRRLKEGLEDGLAHQTLLGVTGSGKTFTVANVIADLQRPTMVLAPNKTLAAQLYGEMKEFFPDNAVEYFVSYYDYYQPEAYVPSSDTFIEKDASVNEHIEQMRLSATKALLERRDVVVVASVSAIYGLGDPDLYLKMMLHLTKGAIIDQRAILRRLAELQYTRNDQAFQRGTFRVRGEVIDIFPAESDDIALRVELFDEEVERLSLFDPLTGTVESTVQRYTIYPKTHYVTPRERIIQAMEDIKVELADRRKVLLANNKLLEEQRLSQRTQFDLEMMNELGYCSGIENYSRYLSGRGPGEPPPTLFDYLPADGLLVIDESHVTIPQIGGMFRGDRARKETLVEYGFRLPSALDNRPLKFEEFEALAPQTIYVSATPGNYELEKSGGDVIDQVVRPTGLLDPVIEVRPVATQVDDLLSEIRLRAAINERVLVTTLTKRMAEDLTEYLEEHGERVRYLHSDIDTVERMEIIRDLRLGEFDVLVGINLLREGLDMPEVSLVAILDADKEGFLRSERSLIQTIGRAARNVNGKAILYGDRITASMAKAIGETERRREKQQLYNEENGIVPQGLNKKVVDILSLGESLAHTRAKSRSRTRGTGGADAADKALSPKALQQQITELEAKMMQHAQNLEFEEAADARDRLHKLRELFIAAS, from the coding sequence ATGAGTAAAGCGTTCACACTCCATTCCGCGTTTAAACCTTCTGGCGACCAGCCTGACGCCATTCGTCGCCTGAAAGAAGGGCTGGAGGATGGCCTTGCTCACCAGACGCTGCTCGGCGTAACCGGCTCCGGTAAAACCTTTACTGTAGCTAACGTGATTGCCGATTTGCAGCGCCCGACGATGGTGCTCGCGCCCAATAAAACGCTGGCGGCCCAGCTTTATGGCGAGATGAAAGAGTTCTTTCCGGATAACGCGGTGGAATACTTCGTCTCCTACTACGACTACTACCAGCCAGAGGCCTATGTGCCGAGCTCCGACACCTTTATCGAAAAAGATGCGTCGGTGAACGAGCACATTGAGCAGATGCGCCTGTCGGCAACCAAGGCGTTGCTGGAGCGACGTGACGTGGTGGTCGTGGCCTCGGTATCGGCTATCTACGGTCTGGGTGACCCGGATTTGTACCTCAAGATGATGCTCCACCTCACCAAAGGGGCCATTATTGACCAGCGCGCCATTCTGCGCCGCCTGGCGGAGTTGCAATACACGCGTAACGACCAGGCGTTCCAGCGCGGCACCTTCCGGGTGCGCGGCGAGGTGATTGATATCTTCCCGGCGGAATCAGACGACATTGCGCTGCGGGTTGAATTGTTTGACGAAGAAGTAGAGCGGCTTTCGCTGTTTGACCCGCTCACCGGCACGGTTGAAAGCACGGTGCAGCGCTACACCATCTACCCCAAAACGCACTACGTGACGCCGCGCGAGCGCATTATTCAGGCGATGGAAGACATCAAAGTGGAGCTGGCAGACCGGCGCAAGGTGCTGCTGGCAAATAACAAGCTGCTTGAAGAGCAGCGCCTGAGCCAGCGCACGCAGTTTGATCTCGAAATGATGAACGAGCTGGGCTACTGCTCTGGCATTGAAAACTACTCACGTTATCTGTCCGGGCGTGGTCCGGGCGAGCCGCCGCCGACATTGTTTGACTACCTGCCAGCCGACGGCCTGCTGGTGATTGACGAGTCTCACGTTACCATTCCGCAGATTGGCGGGATGTTCCGCGGTGACAGAGCGCGTAAAGAGACGCTGGTGGAATACGGCTTTCGCCTGCCGTCGGCGCTGGATAACCGCCCGCTGAAGTTTGAAGAGTTCGAGGCGTTAGCCCCGCAGACCATTTATGTCTCGGCAACACCTGGCAACTACGAGCTGGAGAAATCTGGCGGCGATGTGATTGACCAGGTGGTGCGCCCGACGGGCCTGCTGGACCCGGTTATTGAGGTGCGCCCGGTGGCGACCCAGGTTGACGATCTGCTGTCCGAGATTCGCCTGCGTGCCGCTATCAATGAGCGCGTGCTGGTGACGACGCTCACCAAGCGCATGGCCGAGGACCTCACTGAATACCTTGAAGAACACGGCGAGCGTGTGCGCTACCTGCACTCGGACATCGATACCGTTGAGCGTATGGAGATAATCCGCGATTTGCGCCTGGGGGAATTTGATGTGCTGGTAGGTATCAACCTGCTGCGTGAGGGGCTGGATATGCCGGAAGTGTCGCTGGTGGCCATTCTTGATGCTGACAAAGAGGGCTTCCTGCGCTCCGAACGCTCGCTGATTCAGACCATCGGTCGCGCGGCGCGTAACGTCAACGGCAAAGCGATTCTCTACGGCGACAGAATTACCGCCTCAATGGCAAAGGCGATTGGCGAAACCGAGCGCCGCCGTGAGAAGCAGCAGCTCTACAACGAAGAAAATGGCATTGTGCCGCAGGGGCTTAACAAGAAGGTGGTAGATATTCTGTCACTTGGCGAGAGCCTGGCGCACACTCGCGCGAAGAGCCGCAGCAGGACACGCGGTACGGGTGGCGCAGATGCCGCCGATAAGGCACTGTCACCGAAGGCGCTCCAGCAGCAGATAACCGAACTGGAGGCAAAAATGATGCAGCATGCCCAGAACCTCGAGTTTGAAGAGGCTGCCGACGCGCGCGACCGCCTGCATAAGCTGCGCGAGCTGTTTATTGCCGCCTCGTAA
- the moaA gene encoding GTP 3',8-cyclase MoaA — MVSQLTDAYARRFYYLRLSVTDVCNFRCTYCLPDGYRPNGVANKSFLTLDEIRRVTRAFAALGTEKVRLTGGEPSLRRDFTDIIRTVADNDAIRQIAVTTNGYRMARDVQAWREAGLTNINVSVDSLDARQFHAITGEDKFNQVMAGIDAAFDAGFEKVKVNTVLMRDVNHHQLDTFLAWIKPRPIQLRFIELMETGDGGTLFRKHHISGTTVRDELFKRGWIRQLSGRSDGPAQVFTHPDYAGQIGLIMPYEKDFCASCNRLRVSSIGNLHLCLFGDGGIALRDLLASDDALDELEARIAGALAHKKQTHFLHDGNTGITQNLSYIGG, encoded by the coding sequence ATGGTTTCTCAACTTACCGATGCGTATGCACGCAGATTTTACTATCTGCGCCTGTCTGTCACCGATGTGTGCAACTTTCGTTGTACCTACTGCCTGCCTGATGGCTACAGGCCGAACGGTGTTGCCAATAAAAGCTTCCTCACGCTTGATGAGATCCGCCGTGTAACGCGGGCGTTTGCCGCGCTTGGCACGGAAAAAGTACGCCTGACCGGGGGAGAGCCGAGCCTGCGCCGTGACTTCACCGATATCATTCGCACCGTTGCCGATAACGACGCTATTCGCCAGATTGCAGTGACCACCAATGGCTACCGTATGGCGCGCGACGTGCAGGCATGGCGTGAGGCGGGGCTGACGAATATCAACGTCAGCGTTGATAGCCTTGATGCCCGCCAGTTTCACGCGATAACCGGCGAAGACAAATTCAACCAGGTGATGGCGGGCATTGATGCCGCGTTCGACGCCGGGTTTGAAAAAGTGAAGGTCAACACCGTGCTGATGCGTGATGTGAACCATCACCAGCTTGATACCTTCCTTGCGTGGATCAAACCGCGCCCCATACAGCTACGCTTTATTGAGCTAATGGAGACCGGTGACGGCGGCACACTGTTTCGCAAACACCATATCTCCGGCACCACCGTGCGTGACGAACTGTTTAAGCGCGGCTGGATAAGGCAGCTTAGCGGGCGCAGCGACGGTCCGGCGCAGGTGTTTACCCACCCGGATTATGCGGGGCAAATCGGCCTCATCATGCCCTACGAGAAAGACTTTTGCGCCAGCTGCAACCGGCTGCGCGTCTCATCCATAGGCAATCTGCACTTATGTCTGTTTGGCGACGGCGGTATTGCGCTGCGTGACCTGCTGGCGAGCGATGATGCGCTCGACGAGCTGGAGGCGCGCATTGCAGGTGCGCTGGCCCACAAAAAGCAGACCCATTTTCTGCACGACGGGAACACCGGCATTACGCAGAATCTGTCTTATATCGGCGGATAA
- the yvcK gene encoding uridine diphosphate-N-acetylglucosamine-binding protein YvcK yields MRSRTLADLDSVVALGGGHGLGRVMSSLSSLGSRLTGIVTTTDDGGSTGRIRRAEGGIAWGDMRNCLNQLITEPSVASAMFEYRFGGNGELAGHNLGNLMLKALDHLSVRPLEAINLIRSLLKVDAFLIPMSEQPLHLMATDADGHTVYGEVNIDQLAKPPAEVMLYPKAHATREAVQAINEADLILIGPGSFYTSLLPLMLLDDMAQALRRTRSPVVFIDNLARERSPAAKLTLRQRLDIMEHHIGKHIVNAVVVGPRLNTENVDGLIMIKEPLEADDVPYRHDRKLLRQALDKALQALG; encoded by the coding sequence ATGCGTAGCCGTACTCTCGCCGACCTGGACAGCGTCGTCGCTCTGGGCGGTGGCCACGGTCTGGGCCGTGTAATGTCATCACTGTCTTCGTTAGGCTCGCGCCTGACCGGTATTGTCACCACCACCGATGATGGCGGCTCTACCGGGCGCATTCGTCGCGCGGAAGGCGGTATCGCCTGGGGCGATATGCGCAACTGTCTCAATCAGTTAATTACCGAACCGAGCGTGGCTTCAGCGATGTTTGAGTACCGTTTTGGCGGTAATGGCGAACTTGCGGGACATAACCTCGGAAATCTCATGTTAAAGGCGCTCGATCACCTGAGCGTGCGGCCTCTGGAAGCCATCAACCTCATTCGCAGCCTGTTGAAGGTAGACGCATTTTTAATTCCCATGTCGGAACAACCGCTGCACCTGATGGCGACCGACGCCGACGGGCACACGGTGTACGGTGAGGTAAATATCGACCAACTAGCGAAGCCACCGGCCGAGGTGATGCTGTATCCCAAAGCACACGCCACCCGCGAGGCCGTGCAGGCCATCAACGAGGCTGATTTGATCCTGATTGGCCCGGGCAGTTTTTACACCAGCCTGCTGCCGCTGATGCTGCTTGATGACATGGCGCAGGCCCTGCGCCGCACGCGCTCGCCGGTGGTCTTTATTGACAACCTGGCACGCGAGCGTAGCCCGGCGGCGAAACTCACACTGCGCCAGCGGCTGGATATCATGGAGCATCATATCGGCAAGCACATCGTTAACGCGGTGGTGGTGGGGCCACGGCTCAATACGGAAAACGTTGACGGACTTATCATGATTAAAGAGCCGCTGGAAGCCGACGATGTGCCGTACCGCCACGACAGAAAACTGCTGCGCCAGGCACTGGATAAGGCGTTGCAGGCACTGGGCTAA